The following coding sequences are from one Leptolyngbya sp. NIES-3755 window:
- a CDS encoding peptidase M15D, vanX D-ala-D-ala dipeptidase (similar to AA sequence:cyanobase_aa:LBDG_44490), with translation MKPYQRIAIAECHEPLVELPEQFARVIPHPYTKLGAPYGDRSPFFVRQGILDRLLIADSHLQKLQPGWKIQIFDAYRPVAVQQFMVDYTLKELVNANGLDLDTLSETQREEFQQQVYQFWAMPNLDPATPPPHSTGAAIDISLLDETGNTIDMGSEIDEISERSFPNHFENSDLPYHRHREILAKSMISAGFKRHWNEWWHFSHGDQIWAWITNQDEPGANAIARYGRV, from the coding sequence ATGAAACCGTATCAAAGAATTGCGATCGCTGAATGTCATGAGCCGTTAGTTGAACTTCCCGAACAATTCGCACGAGTGATTCCTCATCCATACACAAAATTGGGCGCACCTTATGGAGATCGATCGCCGTTTTTTGTGAGACAGGGAATTCTCGATCGCTTACTCATAGCGGATTCTCATCTTCAAAAACTGCAACCCGGTTGGAAGATTCAAATCTTTGATGCGTATCGTCCGGTAGCAGTTCAGCAATTTATGGTGGATTACACGCTGAAAGAATTAGTCAACGCAAATGGACTCGATTTAGACACACTATCTGAGACGCAGAGAGAAGAATTTCAGCAACAAGTTTATCAATTCTGGGCAATGCCAAATTTAGATCCAGCAACTCCGCCGCCACATAGTACCGGAGCCGCGATCGACATTTCATTGCTGGATGAAACTGGAAATACGATCGACATGGGTTCAGAAATTGATGAAATCTCAGAGAGATCGTTTCCGAATCATTTTGAGAATTCCGATTTACCCTATCATCGACATCGAGAAATTCTAGCTAAAAGCATGATCTCCGCAGGATTTAAGCGTCACTGGAATGAATGGTGGCACTTTTCCCACGGAGATCAGATTTGGGCATGGATCACGAATCAAGACGAACCGGGAGCCAATGCGATCGCTAGATACGGCAGAGTTTGA
- a CDS encoding hypothetical protein (hypothetical protein N9414_07856;~similar to AA sequence:cyanobase_aa:LBDG_00910), translating into MFSLKDETIALFTELVSLSTETLIFCGTSFILGVEKIQSPPQKILMTDPLSALGIAAFAFLSHFAQSEPGKKFIESIVGKLGEKTLEAGLKKAGELKAIVVKKFQGNAKAEQAIALAESGDEQALKNVGAYLNVAMVEDEEFAAQVRQIAEQIINIGRIEGKNIQNIYGGQGLQVNDPKAEVIQNTGNITITTTARIERIRRLPAPTK; encoded by the coding sequence ATGTTCTCCCTCAAAGATGAAACGATCGCACTTTTCACTGAATTGGTTTCACTTTCCACAGAAACGTTGATATTTTGCGGAACAAGTTTCATTCTTGGAGTAGAAAAGATACAGTCCCCTCCTCAAAAAATTCTTATGACTGATCCATTGAGCGCTCTCGGTATTGCCGCGTTTGCCTTCTTGAGTCATTTCGCGCAGTCTGAACCTGGAAAGAAGTTTATCGAATCGATCGTGGGTAAGCTCGGTGAGAAGACACTTGAAGCAGGATTGAAAAAAGCAGGGGAACTGAAAGCGATCGTTGTCAAAAAATTTCAGGGAAATGCAAAGGCGGAACAAGCGATCGCATTAGCAGAAAGCGGCGATGAGCAAGCCTTGAAGAATGTTGGGGCTTATTTGAATGTGGCAATGGTTGAGGACGAGGAGTTTGCGGCTCAGGTGCGGCAGATTGCAGAACAAATCATCAACATTGGCAGAATTGAAGGGAAAAACATTCAAAATATCTACGGTGGACAAGGATTGCAAGTAAATGACCCAAAAGCGGAAGTCATTCAAAACACCGGAAACATTACAATCACCACCACGGCAAGGATTGAAAGGATTCGTCGGCTTCCGGCTCCGACAAAGTAA
- a CDS encoding cytotoxic translational repressor of toxin-antitoxin stability system (similar to AA sequence:cyanobase_aa:LBDG_48810), with protein sequence MAKLDGLEAVLEFIKGLQPKITAQIAKKVLTLNLDPLPTDSKELKGYAGYYRVDSGEYRIVYRFDPEEDLVEIILVGKRNDDEVYKQLRRLLG encoded by the coding sequence ATGGCAAAACTCGATGGTCTTGAAGCCGTTTTAGAATTCATCAAGGGACTTCAGCCTAAAATTACCGCTCAAATTGCCAAGAAAGTTCTCACTTTAAACCTCGATCCTCTACCTACAGATAGCAAAGAGCTTAAGGGCTATGCAGGATATTATCGGGTTGACTCTGGTGAATACAGAATTGTCTACCGTTTCGATCCAGAAGAAGATTTAGTTGAGATCATTTTGGTGGGAAAACGCAATGATGATGAAGTCTATAAACAACTTCGTCGATTGCTTGGCTAA
- a CDS encoding NB-ARC domain-containing protein (similar to AA sequence:cyanobase_aa:LBDG_00900): MGGLGKTQLAVQYARRNLTKFPGGVCWLNGQTGDLATQVILKAEFDLHLKGLDKAKEQLSETNAIALWCWRHWQPDGQVLVVIDDVSDWAKARSMLPTEERFRVLVTTRKQDLLPKEVTIPLDVLEPDEARSLLASLEGEGRVERDRETADRLCAALGYLPLGIELVGCYVRRDRYRTLAQVIGSLQEKGMQDPAFVRSDEDDLVAARGVKAAFDLTWETLEPEARQVARLLSYFALDWIQWDSVEWVMQRVEGEAYELGGLKARLENASLVQFEQDSPGWCRLHPLVRQYLKEEEAIAVREAGEALFRSAFVEGMTAIAKTMPYNPTTKDINGFEGVRSHIQEVAEQYTEGLEGRDLTCSFDALARFFEGQGLYRQAEEWYAKCLNVTEFRFESDHSAVARSLDHLAGLYRLQRRLSEAEPLYMRSLEMRQRLFEGDHLDTSHSLNHLASLYRAQGRLGEAELLYVQSLEMQQRLFESDHPAVASSLNTLAFLYKVQGRLSEAEPLCMQSLEMRQRLFKSDHPAVASSLNHLAELYRNQERLNEAELLYVRSLEMRQRMFEGDHRAVAQSLNNLGSFYCEQGRVTEAEPLLARALAMREKILGSDHPDTVSTRQWLASIRQARQGVSPSRQTSPFIVRLWRKIRSLLRKILRRLLDR; encoded by the coding sequence ATGGGCGGATTGGGAAAAACTCAGCTTGCGGTGCAGTATGCGAGGCGGAATCTGACGAAATTTCCGGGGGGCGTGTGCTGGCTGAATGGACAAACGGGAGATTTGGCGACTCAGGTGATTCTGAAGGCGGAATTTGACCTGCACCTGAAGGGATTGGACAAAGCAAAAGAGCAATTGAGCGAGACGAATGCGATCGCGCTTTGGTGTTGGCGACATTGGCAGCCGGATGGACAGGTTTTAGTCGTGATCGATGATGTGTCCGACTGGGCGAAAGCGCGATCGATGCTGCCGACAGAGGAGCGATTCCGGGTTTTGGTGACGACGAGAAAGCAGGATCTTTTGCCGAAAGAGGTGACGATTCCGCTGGATGTGTTGGAACCGGATGAAGCGCGATCGCTGCTTGCATCTTTGGAAGGTGAGGGGCGAGTGGAGCGCGATCGAGAGACTGCGGATCGGCTGTGTGCGGCGTTGGGATATTTGCCGTTGGGGATTGAGTTGGTCGGGTGTTATGTGCGGCGCGATCGATATCGGACGTTGGCACAGGTGATCGGGAGTTTGCAGGAAAAAGGGATGCAAGACCCAGCATTTGTGCGATCGGATGAGGATGATTTGGTGGCGGCGAGAGGGGTGAAGGCGGCGTTTGATTTGACGTGGGAAACGCTGGAGCCGGAAGCGCGGCAGGTGGCGCGGCTGTTGAGTTATTTTGCGCTGGATTGGATTCAGTGGGATTCGGTGGAATGGGTGATGCAACGGGTGGAAGGAGAGGCGTATGAATTGGGGGGATTGAAGGCGCGATTAGAGAATGCCTCGCTGGTGCAGTTTGAGCAGGATTCTCCGGGATGGTGTCGGTTACATCCGTTGGTTAGGCAATATTTGAAAGAGGAAGAAGCGATCGCTGTTCGGGAAGCAGGAGAGGCGCTTTTTCGATCGGCGTTTGTGGAAGGGATGACTGCGATCGCGAAAACAATGCCATACAACCCAACGACGAAAGATATTAACGGGTTTGAAGGAGTACGATCGCATATTCAAGAAGTTGCGGAACAGTACACGGAGGGATTGGAAGGAAGAGATTTAACCTGCTCGTTTGATGCGCTGGCTCGATTTTTTGAAGGACAGGGACTTTATCGCCAAGCAGAAGAATGGTACGCAAAATGTCTGAATGTTACTGAGTTCCGCTTTGAAAGCGATCATTCGGCTGTAGCACGTAGTCTCGATCATCTGGCTGGATTGTATAGATTACAAAGACGATTAAGCGAGGCGGAACCACTCTATATGCGATCACTAGAAATGCGACAACGGTTGTTTGAAGGCGATCATCTCGACACATCACACAGTCTTAACCATTTGGCATCTCTCTATCGAGCGCAAGGACGATTGGGTGAAGCAGAACTGCTCTATGTGCAGTCACTAGAAATGCAACAACGATTGTTTGAGAGCGACCATCCTGCTGTGGCGAGCAGTCTCAACACCTTAGCGTTTCTCTACAAAGTGCAAGGACGATTGAGTGAAGCAGAACCACTCTGCATGCAATCGCTGGAGATGCGACAACGATTGTTTAAGAGCGACCATCCCGCTGTAGCAAGTAGTCTCAATCATTTAGCAGAACTCTACCGCAACCAAGAACGATTGAATGAAGCGGAATTGCTCTATGTACGGTCTTTGGAAATGAGACAACGAATGTTTGAAGGCGATCATCGGGCGGTAGCGCAAAGTCTTAACAACTTGGGATCGTTTTACTGTGAGCAGGGTCGAGTGACGGAAGCAGAACCTTTATTAGCTCGTGCCTTAGCAATGCGCGAGAAGATTTTAGGATCTGATCATCCTGATACAGTTAGTACTCGTCAATGGTTAGCAAGTATTCGTCAGGCGAGGCAGGGTGTTTCACCATCTCGGCAGACATCGCCGTTCATTGTGCGACTGTGGCGGAAAATTCGCTCTTTGCTGCGGAAAATTCTGAGACGGTTGCTCGATCGTTAA
- a CDS encoding hypothetical protein (similar to AA sequence:cyanobase_aa:MAE54320), whose translation MDTLFHWVVLLRDVPTADVKAGDRAVIVDLLSPASTEQKAGYTIEVFRQGETVDVVSVPVSWVRVLPETWGQREISMIEVS comes from the coding sequence ATGGATACGTTATTTCATTGGGTTGTTTTGCTGCGGGATGTGCCGACTGCTGATGTTAAAGCGGGAGATCGTGCGGTGATTGTAGATTTACTCTCTCCGGCTTCGACGGAACAAAAAGCGGGCTACACGATCGAGGTGTTTCGGCAGGGGGAAACGGTGGATGTGGTGTCGGTTCCAGTGTCCTGGGTGAGGGTTTTGCCGGAAACTTGGGGACAGCGAGAAATTTCGATGATCGAGGTGAGTTGA
- a CDS encoding hypothetical protein (similar to AA sequence:cyanobase_aa:LBDG_03860) produces the protein MTRAGVGIRTAQARSERMTGQIHVYDGAGKGKSQAALGVVLRSIGLGIQTFSQTRVLLLRFLKGPGRTYDEDASIQALQRAFPHLIDQVRTGRGEFFGADEITKFDRQEAQRGWDVAKGAIASGLYSVVVMDELNPVLDLGLLPVDDVVRTLKHKPDHMEVIVTGRAAPQALIDIANLHSEMKPHYHVAKEEGIAGIEIYTGAGKGKSTSALGKALQAIGKGISQDKSHRVLIMQWLKGGSGYTEDAAINALRQSYPSLVDHQRSGRDAIVWRGQQQELDYVEAERGWEIARAAIASGLYKTIILDELNPTVDLELLPEEPIVQALLRKPRDTEIVITGRCKNPPAYFDLATVHSEMVCHKHYAEKGIDLKRGVDF, from the coding sequence ATGACTAGAGCAGGCGTGGGGATTCGCACCGCACAAGCGCGATCAGAACGCATGACCGGACAAATTCACGTCTATGACGGTGCAGGCAAAGGGAAGTCTCAGGCTGCATTGGGCGTGGTGTTGCGCTCGATCGGGCTAGGGATTCAAACCTTTTCTCAAACACGAGTTTTACTTCTAAGATTTCTCAAGGGTCCCGGACGCACGTATGACGAGGATGCGTCGATTCAAGCGCTGCAACGGGCGTTTCCTCACTTAATCGATCAAGTTCGCACCGGACGGGGAGAATTCTTTGGAGCCGATGAGATTACGAAGTTCGATCGACAAGAAGCTCAACGCGGATGGGATGTTGCGAAGGGCGCGATCGCATCAGGACTATATTCCGTCGTCGTGATGGATGAATTGAACCCGGTGCTTGACCTTGGATTGCTTCCGGTTGATGACGTAGTGAGAACGCTGAAACACAAACCCGATCACATGGAAGTGATTGTTACAGGTCGGGCTGCACCGCAAGCTTTAATTGATATTGCCAATCTGCATTCTGAAATGAAACCGCATTACCATGTGGCGAAAGAAGAAGGGATTGCAGGGATTGAGATTTATACAGGTGCAGGGAAAGGAAAATCGACGAGCGCATTAGGAAAAGCACTCCAAGCGATCGGGAAAGGAATCAGCCAAGATAAGTCGCATCGAGTATTAATCATGCAATGGCTTAAAGGTGGAAGTGGTTACACCGAAGATGCCGCGATTAATGCACTTAGACAAAGCTATCCGAGTTTGGTGGATCATCAGCGATCGGGCAGAGATGCGATCGTATGGCGCGGTCAACAGCAAGAATTAGATTATGTCGAGGCGGAACGCGGTTGGGAAATTGCACGAGCCGCGATCGCATCGGGACTGTATAAAACAATCATTTTGGATGAATTAAATCCAACAGTTGATCTAGAACTATTACCCGAAGAGCCGATCGTACAAGCCTTATTAAGAAAGCCTCGCGATACAGAGATTGTGATTACTGGACGCTGTAAGAATCCGCCTGCTTACTTTGATTTAGCAACGGTTCACTCGGAGATGGTCTGTCATAAGCATTACGCAGAGAAAGGAATTGATCTCAAACGTGGGGTTGATTTTTAA
- a CDS encoding peptidyl-prolyl cis-trans isomerase cyclophilin type (similar to AA sequence:cyanobase_aa:LBDG_44500) — translation MTRAIMETDKGTIHLELFDKDAPNTVKNFVDLANKGFYDGLAFHRVIPNFMVQGGCPNTREGASGMPGTGGPGYKINCEINPNKHQAGSLSMAHAGRNTGGSQFFICHSAQPHLDGVHTVFGKTEDMNVVNAIRGNDRILSVKIEA, via the coding sequence ATGACTCGCGCAATTATGGAAACGGACAAAGGCACAATCCATTTAGAACTATTCGATAAGGATGCGCCGAATACCGTCAAGAACTTTGTAGATTTAGCGAATAAAGGATTTTACGATGGTTTAGCATTCCATCGCGTGATTCCGAATTTTATGGTGCAAGGCGGTTGTCCCAATACTCGCGAAGGTGCAAGCGGAATGCCTGGAACGGGTGGACCTGGATATAAGATCAATTGCGAAATCAATCCGAATAAGCATCAAGCAGGATCGCTCTCGATGGCTCATGCAGGACGGAATACAGGTGGAAGCCAGTTTTTTATCTGCCATTCTGCACAGCCGCATCTGGATGGAGTACATACGGTGTTTGGTAAGACTGAAGATATGAATGTCGTGAATGCGATTCGCGGAAACGATCGTATTTTGTCGGTGAAAATCGAAGCTTAG
- a CDS encoding prevent-host-death family protein (similar to AA sequence:cyanobase_aa:LBDG_48800), which yields MQQFSIEEMQERSQDVLTSATHEPVILLNQSQPSHVVLSVQNYQQLIDRLTELEDHALGQLAQLALQNSSMVGTEAFVAELQHLAQLDESNS from the coding sequence ATGCAGCAATTCTCGATCGAAGAAATGCAAGAGCGATCGCAAGATGTCCTCACCTCTGCCACTCATGAACCCGTCATCTTGCTGAACCAATCTCAGCCCAGTCATGTCGTGCTATCCGTTCAAAACTATCAGCAACTCATCGATCGATTAACCGAACTTGAAGATCATGCCCTCGGACAACTAGCACAACTCGCGCTACAAAACTCGTCTATGGTAGGAACCGAGGCTTTCGTCGCCGAACTTCAACACCTCGCCCAATTAGACGAAAGCAACTCATAA
- a CDS encoding hypothetical protein (hypothetical protein Cyan7822_4705;~similar to AA sequence:cyanobase_aa:LBDG_44480), whose product MFLWCNSRSGKGSTQTGSFSFTIELSTIVLCMKVLLIGLVKAYRVAISPLLMPSCRFHPTCSQYAIEALETHGALKGSWLSARRICRCHPFNPGGYDPVPEKK is encoded by the coding sequence TTGTTTCTATGGTGTAATTCGCGATCGGGCAAAGGCAGTACCCAGACGGGGAGTTTTTCGTTTACGATCGAACTATCTACGATTGTTCTCTGTATGAAAGTTCTACTAATTGGACTCGTCAAAGCTTATCGAGTAGCAATTTCACCGCTATTAATGCCGAGTTGTCGGTTTCATCCCACTTGTTCGCAATATGCGATCGAGGCTTTAGAAACTCACGGCGCACTCAAAGGTAGCTGGCTCAGTGCCCGTCGAATCTGTCGCTGTCACCCTTTTAATCCCGGTGGTTACGATCCTGTTCCAGAGAAAAAATAA